From the genome of Geoglobus ahangari, one region includes:
- the cmk gene encoding (d)CMP kinase, protein MRITISGPPGSGTTTVARKLAEKLGFPMISAGEIFRRLAREHGMSLEEFSRYAENNPDIDNLVDQRQKEEAMRHENAVVEGRLSGWMVPAELKVWIYADEEVRYQRIARREKKPLEVVKAETRLREEIEKRRYLKIYGIDIEDKRLYHLMINSGRFNAEQIVEIILRAVELIGDEEQDNSKEKL, encoded by the coding sequence ATGAGGATAACAATCTCTGGTCCTCCGGGTAGCGGAACCACGACGGTAGCGAGGAAGCTGGCCGAGAAACTTGGATTTCCGATGATTTCTGCGGGAGAGATTTTCAGGAGGCTCGCAAGAGAGCACGGCATGAGCCTCGAGGAGTTCAGCAGGTATGCGGAGAACAATCCCGACATAGACAACCTCGTGGATCAGAGGCAGAAGGAGGAGGCTATGAGGCACGAGAATGCGGTCGTGGAGGGCAGACTCTCCGGATGGATGGTGCCTGCGGAGCTGAAGGTCTGGATTTACGCAGACGAGGAAGTGAGGTATCAGAGGATCGCGAGGAGGGAGAAGAAACCTTTAGAGGTGGTTAAGGCGGAGACGAGGCTTAGAGAAGAGATTGAGAAGAGGAGGTACCTCAAGATCTACGGCATAGACATCGAGGACAAGCGCCTGTACCACCTGATGATCAACTCCGGCAGGTTTAATGCCGAGCAGATAGTTGAGATAATCTTGAGGGCTGTGGAGCTGATAGGGGATGAGGAACAGGATAATTCCAAGGAAAAACTTTGA
- a CDS encoding M20 family metallo-hydrolase, whose protein sequence is MADILERLGEIDGYRDRAVEYLSRLIEIRALSPENGGEGEWDKAEYIQSLLDFADSVERYDAEDERAKNGLRPNIVARINGRSRRTLWVVSHMDVVPEGDLSLWESDPFTPRIEGDRVYGRGAEDNGQAIVSTILAGMFLAEHRPELTFGIVFVSDEETGSRYGIRHLLQQGIFKEGDLFLVPDTGSPDGSLIEVAEKNILWLKLEIHGKQGHASRPDMFFNASRRAMKIVLELDKMLHERFNARNDLFEPPYSTFEPTKREKNVDNPNTIPGLDVSYLDCRVLPQYSNEEVIGLVRDFLRRKEEEDGYPCRLEVVQNESSPPTPENSEIVVRLKKALKVARNIDAKLIGIGGNTCASFFRKAGFETAVWSTLDGKAHEPNEYAKVSNIIEDAKVFALLAHDL, encoded by the coding sequence ATGGCTGACATACTCGAGAGGCTCGGGGAGATAGACGGCTACCGCGACAGAGCCGTCGAGTATCTCTCGAGGCTCATAGAGATCAGGGCTCTCTCCCCCGAGAACGGTGGGGAGGGTGAGTGGGACAAGGCCGAGTACATCCAGTCCCTCCTCGATTTTGCCGACAGCGTTGAGAGGTATGACGCTGAAGATGAGAGGGCGAAGAACGGCCTCAGGCCAAACATCGTGGCGAGGATCAACGGGAGGAGCAGGAGAACCCTGTGGGTCGTGAGCCACATGGATGTCGTGCCAGAGGGGGATCTGAGTCTCTGGGAGAGCGACCCGTTCACACCTCGCATTGAGGGGGACAGGGTTTACGGCAGGGGAGCTGAAGACAACGGTCAGGCGATAGTCTCCACAATACTGGCAGGGATGTTTCTTGCCGAGCACAGGCCCGAGCTGACGTTCGGGATTGTGTTCGTCTCCGACGAGGAGACCGGCAGCAGGTACGGGATCAGGCACCTCCTTCAGCAGGGAATCTTTAAAGAAGGAGACCTCTTCCTTGTTCCCGACACAGGCAGTCCGGATGGCAGCCTGATCGAGGTTGCTGAGAAGAACATCCTCTGGCTTAAGCTCGAGATCCACGGAAAGCAGGGGCATGCTTCGAGACCCGACATGTTCTTCAACGCCAGCAGGAGGGCGATGAAGATTGTCCTCGAGCTCGACAAAATGCTCCACGAGAGGTTTAACGCGAGGAACGACCTTTTCGAGCCACCCTACTCAACCTTCGAGCCCACCAAGAGGGAGAAGAACGTGGACAACCCAAACACGATCCCCGGGCTCGATGTGAGCTACCTGGACTGCAGGGTTCTGCCCCAGTACTCCAACGAGGAAGTTATCGGGCTTGTGAGGGACTTCCTCAGGAGGAAGGAAGAAGAGGACGGATACCCGTGCAGGCTCGAGGTTGTCCAGAACGAGAGCAGCCCGCCCACGCCCGAAAACAGCGAGATCGTGGTGAGGCTGAAGAAGGCGCTGAAGGTTGCGAGGAACATCGATGCCAAGCTGATAGGCATTGGTGGCAACACCTGTGCCTCCTTTTTCAGGAAGGCCGGATTCGAGACTGCGGTGTGGAGCACCCTCGATGGTAAGGCTCATGAGCCGAACGAGTACGCTAAGGTGTCCAACATAATCGAGGATGCCAAGGTGTTTGCCCTCCTCGCCCACGACCTCTGA
- the pscS gene encoding O-phospho-L-seryl-tRNA:Cys-tRNA synthase, with product MAFYERQTKGFVNIDPLQTGGRLSEDAKRVLVEWGDGYSVCDFCTGSLFEIKTPPIRTFVSKLLPEFLGTEYSRITNGAREAKYAVMHALRGKGEEWIVMDGNAHYSSYVAAERAGYRIALVENSEYPEFRVTPERFAEVLDDVAKRGNVRLALITYPDGNYGNLPDVRKIARICESYDVPLLVNGAYAVGRMPVSLKELGGNFIVGSGHKSMASAGPVGVLGFNEDFADRITRKSERYRNKEIEFLGCTARGVAVMTLMASFDYVARRVKRWDEEVEKARWFSRKMEDLGMIQLGEKPHNHDLMFFEAPPLYEISKKAKDGRFFLYRELKKRRIHGIKPGLTRHFKLSTYGLTRDELRYVLDSFEEIINKYSG from the coding sequence GTGGCATTCTACGAGAGGCAGACCAAGGGGTTCGTGAACATTGACCCCCTGCAGACCGGAGGGAGGCTGAGCGAGGATGCGAAGAGGGTGCTCGTGGAGTGGGGAGACGGGTATTCGGTCTGCGACTTCTGCACGGGATCGCTTTTCGAGATAAAAACCCCACCCATCAGGACGTTTGTCAGCAAGCTCCTCCCCGAATTCCTCGGAACCGAGTACTCGAGGATAACCAACGGCGCGAGGGAAGCAAAGTACGCGGTGATGCACGCTCTGAGGGGAAAAGGGGAGGAGTGGATAGTGATGGACGGCAACGCCCACTACTCGAGCTACGTTGCGGCTGAGAGAGCGGGATACAGGATAGCCCTCGTCGAGAACAGCGAGTACCCGGAGTTCAGAGTGACTCCCGAGAGGTTTGCGGAGGTTCTGGATGATGTCGCCAAGCGAGGGAATGTCAGGCTCGCCCTCATAACGTACCCTGACGGCAACTACGGAAACCTGCCAGATGTGAGGAAGATAGCCAGAATCTGCGAGAGCTACGACGTTCCGCTCCTCGTGAACGGAGCCTACGCTGTCGGAAGGATGCCGGTCAGCCTGAAGGAGCTGGGTGGCAACTTCATCGTCGGGAGCGGGCACAAGTCCATGGCCTCCGCAGGGCCGGTTGGAGTTCTCGGATTCAACGAGGACTTTGCAGATAGAATAACGAGGAAGTCGGAGAGGTACAGGAACAAGGAGATCGAATTCCTCGGATGCACGGCAAGGGGCGTGGCGGTGATGACCCTCATGGCCTCGTTCGATTACGTGGCAAGGAGGGTGAAGAGGTGGGACGAGGAGGTGGAGAAGGCAAGGTGGTTCTCCAGAAAGATGGAGGATCTCGGCATGATCCAGCTGGGCGAGAAGCCTCACAACCACGACCTGATGTTCTTCGAGGCTCCACCGCTGTACGAGATCTCAAAGAAGGCCAAGGACGGCAGGTTCTTCCTGTACAGAGAGCTGAAGAAAAGGAGAATTCACGGAATAAAGCCGGGACTGACGAGACACTTCAAGCTATCCACGTACGGCCTCACCAGAGATGAGCTTAGGTACGTGCTTGACAGCTTCGAGGAAATAATAAACAAGTACTCTGGCTAA
- a CDS encoding geranylgeranyl reductase family protein: MDYDVVVAGVGIAGAFTLYHLSDEVRAVGIDKRERLGYPVECGEIVPSKKEMEILLPELDDYSIFEIPERFAVNRTKRFEFVLPNGKSIDVEFDMLVLDRARMIQTIAEESGKELMLGERFDYRDGVVVGDKRVNGKVIVASDGANSVIRRRMGVGGFEVSPAKQYVMEGFEGDEDTIYMYVGKKICAGGYAWIIPKGNGIANVGVGFRPEFAEKGDTIHKALDRFVKEWPHSSEMLRKARVISKIGAVVPVDRPLDRTVHGNVLFVGDSASMVISHVGAGIPTSMVAGKIAGEVISQHLREGLPLESYDFRWRRVMLSAMESGYYIKRLWDRMAESDERVIRYFKLVSKRDMAAILRSRVPAKVMLAGILMPVLNRIL, encoded by the coding sequence ATGGACTATGACGTTGTGGTTGCTGGAGTCGGCATCGCCGGTGCGTTCACCCTGTATCACCTCTCAGATGAAGTGAGGGCTGTTGGCATCGACAAGAGGGAGAGGCTCGGCTATCCTGTTGAGTGCGGAGAGATAGTCCCTTCAAAAAAGGAGATGGAGATCCTGCTCCCCGAGCTTGACGATTACTCGATATTCGAGATTCCTGAAAGGTTTGCGGTCAACAGAACCAAGAGGTTCGAGTTCGTGCTCCCAAACGGGAAGAGCATAGACGTGGAGTTCGACATGCTCGTTCTTGACAGGGCGAGGATGATTCAGACCATCGCCGAGGAGTCGGGGAAGGAGCTCATGCTTGGGGAGAGGTTCGACTATCGCGACGGCGTGGTCGTTGGGGACAAGAGAGTTAATGGGAAGGTGATCGTCGCGAGCGATGGCGCGAACTCGGTCATAAGGAGGAGGATGGGGGTTGGGGGATTCGAGGTGTCTCCTGCAAAGCAGTACGTGATGGAGGGCTTTGAGGGCGATGAAGACACGATTTACATGTATGTGGGGAAGAAGATATGCGCGGGCGGGTATGCGTGGATAATCCCTAAGGGTAATGGTATAGCCAACGTGGGCGTCGGCTTCAGGCCGGAGTTTGCTGAGAAGGGAGATACCATACACAAAGCGCTGGACAGGTTCGTGAAGGAGTGGCCCCACAGCAGCGAGATGCTGAGGAAGGCGAGGGTAATTAGCAAAATTGGTGCAGTAGTGCCGGTCGACAGACCCCTCGACAGAACAGTCCACGGGAACGTGCTGTTCGTGGGAGATTCGGCGAGCATGGTCATAAGCCACGTCGGTGCGGGCATACCAACGTCAATGGTCGCAGGAAAGATTGCCGGAGAGGTGATCTCCCAGCACCTCAGGGAGGGCCTGCCCCTCGAGAGCTACGACTTCAGGTGGAGGAGGGTCATGCTCAGCGCCATGGAAAGCGGGTACTACATCAAGAGGCTCTGGGACAGAATGGCCGAGAGTGATGAGAGAGTCATCAGGTACTTCAAACTCGTCTCGAAAAGGGATATGGCAGCAATCCTCCGCTCGAGGGTGCCGGCGAAGGTGATGCTGGCGGGCATTCTGATGCCCGTTCTGAACAGAATTCTGTGA
- a CDS encoding DNA primase large subunit PriL, whose translation MRLLPILPFILDYPFLRPAKFLAENIQRGMVFNAALERAEEILESLLKRGHYEFKPEDKPFYCSACDKVCRDACDRDAIAEDFLWDRCNLCGECFLRCDYSISPESYREMEIRAKVSVYSYIMMRSAISRAGEGVRRRFATSLARSYRHAMESDQSEILPEILASNFSIKIIKNESLWVHVSDYLKAASRIKSPEWKLVSRNLRRGYVELDALGFYRVVEERMRDAFFEPFTIEIEGLESLMNIVTEYELSRKAGRIEGVKDFDLFPPCMRKIVADLKDSANVPHTARFAITTFMLNVGYSVEEVLDLFRNAPDFDEEKARYQIEHIAGQRGAGKEYDVPSCSTMKTYHNCVAECGVRHPMELYRRRLYEGRGRKAEGK comes from the coding sequence ATGAGGTTACTTCCCATTCTACCTTTCATTTTGGACTACCCCTTTCTGAGACCTGCCAAGTTTCTCGCCGAGAACATTCAGAGGGGAATGGTCTTCAATGCGGCTCTCGAGAGGGCAGAGGAGATTCTCGAGTCTCTGCTTAAACGGGGCCACTACGAGTTCAAACCGGAGGACAAGCCCTTCTACTGCTCCGCGTGCGACAAGGTGTGCAGAGACGCGTGTGACAGGGATGCGATAGCCGAGGACTTTCTCTGGGACAGGTGCAACCTCTGCGGCGAGTGCTTTCTTAGGTGCGACTACTCCATAAGCCCGGAGAGCTACAGGGAGATGGAGATAAGGGCGAAGGTGTCCGTCTATTCGTACATCATGATGCGCTCTGCAATCTCGAGAGCGGGAGAGGGTGTGAGGAGGAGGTTCGCAACCTCTCTCGCGAGATCCTACAGGCATGCGATGGAGAGTGATCAGAGCGAGATTCTGCCCGAGATTCTCGCCTCCAACTTCTCGATTAAGATCATTAAGAACGAGAGCCTGTGGGTGCACGTTTCCGACTACCTGAAAGCCGCGTCGAGGATAAAGAGCCCCGAGTGGAAGCTGGTTTCGAGAAACCTCAGGAGGGGGTACGTGGAGCTCGACGCTCTGGGGTTTTACAGGGTCGTGGAGGAGAGGATGAGGGACGCGTTCTTCGAACCCTTCACCATAGAAATTGAGGGGCTGGAGAGCCTGATGAACATCGTCACGGAGTACGAGCTGAGCAGAAAGGCCGGCAGGATCGAGGGGGTCAAGGACTTCGACCTGTTCCCTCCCTGCATGAGGAAGATTGTCGCCGATCTAAAGGATTCGGCCAACGTTCCCCACACCGCGAGGTTTGCCATAACGACCTTCATGCTCAACGTCGGCTACAGCGTGGAGGAGGTGCTCGACCTGTTCAGAAACGCCCCGGACTTCGACGAGGAGAAGGCGAGGTACCAGATAGAGCACATAGCCGGCCAGAGGGGGGCAGGCAAAGAATACGACGTACCCTCGTGCTCGACCATGAAAACCTACCACAACTGCGTTGCGGAGTGTGGGGTGAGGCACCCCATGGAGCTTTACAGGAGGAGGCTGTATGAGGGTCGTGGAAGAAAGGCTGAAGGGAAGTGA
- a CDS encoding DNA polymerase sliding clamp, with protein MIDVIMDGDVLKSITRAMVALVSEARFHFKEEGIHSRAVDPANVAMVIVDVSRENLEAYSIDEEKTVGVDVNRVYDIAKSIKKNELVELKIEDDASLKVKFGSVEYSVALIDPSAIRKEPKIPNLELPAKIVLDAGEFKKAIAAADKISDHVVFRSDSTGFYIEAEGDVDRIVFHMSEAELIEFNRAEARSMFSVEYLKEFVKVAGTGDLLTIHLGTNYPVRLVFETADGKARVEYILAPRIEAE; from the coding sequence ATGATTGATGTCATTATGGATGGCGATGTGCTGAAATCCATCACGAGGGCGATGGTGGCCCTCGTCAGCGAGGCCAGATTCCACTTTAAGGAGGAGGGAATTCACTCGAGGGCTGTGGATCCCGCAAACGTTGCCATGGTCATCGTTGACGTCTCAAGGGAAAACCTCGAGGCCTACAGCATCGACGAGGAGAAGACTGTTGGTGTTGATGTGAACAGGGTCTACGACATAGCGAAGAGCATAAAGAAGAACGAGCTCGTGGAGCTGAAGATTGAGGACGATGCATCGCTGAAGGTCAAGTTCGGCAGCGTCGAGTACAGCGTGGCCCTCATAGATCCGTCTGCCATCAGAAAGGAGCCCAAGATCCCGAACCTCGAGCTTCCGGCGAAAATCGTTCTTGATGCTGGGGAGTTCAAGAAGGCCATAGCTGCGGCTGACAAAATAAGCGACCACGTCGTCTTCAGGAGCGACTCCACGGGCTTTTACATCGAGGCTGAGGGAGACGTGGACAGGATCGTCTTCCACATGAGCGAGGCTGAGCTCATCGAGTTCAACAGGGCCGAGGCGAGGAGCATGTTCAGCGTTGAGTACCTCAAGGAGTTCGTGAAGGTTGCGGGAACTGGGGACTTGCTCACAATACACCTTGGCACGAACTACCCGGTCAGGCTTGTTTTTGAAACGGCCGACGGTAAGGCGAGGGTCGAGTACATTCTGGCCCCGAGAATAGAGGCCGAATGA
- a CDS encoding ATPase domain-containing protein produces the protein MTMLERCPTGIPGFDELCDGGLIRDRSYLIAGPSGSGKTIFAMQFLYNGAKEYNEPGIFIATEERPQNLRENFSVFGWDLEKLEEENMLAIIDATSAKIGLPTDEKYVDVRPFDTRSLIDNIITIQDEIGALRAALDSTTAMGFAMQDPSKFRVELLKISTTLEILGLTTIMTAEVIESGMISRFGVENFVTEGTIVLYYTRSENVRIRSLEIYKMRGTNHSKKIHPYDITSEGIIVHSREEMF, from the coding sequence ATGACCATGCTGGAGAGGTGTCCGACGGGAATTCCGGGGTTTGACGAGCTCTGTGACGGGGGCCTGATAAGGGACAGGAGCTACCTGATAGCGGGCCCTTCGGGTAGCGGAAAGACGATATTTGCAATGCAGTTCCTGTACAACGGCGCCAAGGAGTACAACGAGCCGGGCATATTCATAGCGACGGAGGAGAGGCCGCAGAACCTCAGGGAGAACTTCTCGGTCTTCGGCTGGGATCTGGAGAAGCTCGAGGAAGAGAACATGCTCGCAATAATCGATGCCACTTCGGCCAAAATCGGGCTGCCGACTGATGAGAAGTACGTGGACGTAAGACCCTTCGACACGAGGAGCCTGATAGACAACATAATCACGATTCAGGACGAGATAGGAGCTTTGAGGGCTGCACTCGACTCCACGACTGCAATGGGGTTCGCGATGCAGGATCCGTCGAAGTTCAGGGTGGAGCTGCTCAAGATCTCAACCACGCTGGAGATCCTCGGGCTCACCACGATAATGACGGCTGAAGTTATCGAGAGCGGAATGATCTCTAGGTTCGGGGTTGAGAACTTCGTCACTGAGGGTACGATTGTTCTGTACTACACCAGAAGCGAGAACGTAAGGATAAGGAGCCTTGAGATCTACAAGATGAGGGGAACGAATCACAGCAAGAAAATCCACCCATACGACATAACGTCCGAGGGGATCATCGTCCACTCGAGGGAGGAGATGTTTTAG
- a CDS encoding RNA-guided pseudouridylation complex pseudouridine synthase subunit Cbf5, whose translation MRNRIIPRKNFEDVFYVKEEGEPGEHGIYPYNRPIRDYIRKGMVCIDKPMGPSSHEVVVWVRKILEVEKTGHTGTLDPRVTGVLPVMIEDGTKLVKYLQESDKEYVTLMHLHGDARKEDIERVMGKFVGKIYQRPPLKSAVKKRLRVREVKEIEILEIDGRDVLFRVLCEAGTYIRKLCVDIGEVLGTGAHMQELRRTRTGIFDESRAYTLHDLLDAYVFWKEDGEEKYLREIVMPMEEAAKTMKKVVVKDTAVDAICHGAPLTAKGIHYVEKTIEPGDVIALFTLKSELVAIARAKIGAEDMLKVRRGVVAETLRVIMERGTYPSYWKGRAEKQI comes from the coding sequence ATGAGGAACAGGATAATTCCAAGGAAAAACTTTGAGGACGTATTCTACGTCAAGGAGGAGGGTGAGCCGGGGGAGCATGGCATTTACCCCTACAACCGCCCCATCCGTGACTACATCCGCAAGGGCATGGTCTGCATTGACAAGCCGATGGGCCCGAGCAGCCACGAGGTCGTGGTTTGGGTGAGAAAGATCCTCGAGGTTGAGAAGACCGGCCACACGGGCACCCTCGATCCAAGGGTCACGGGAGTGCTGCCAGTAATGATCGAGGACGGGACGAAGCTCGTCAAGTACCTGCAGGAGTCCGACAAGGAATATGTCACCCTCATGCACCTCCACGGAGACGCGAGGAAAGAGGACATAGAGAGAGTGATGGGGAAGTTTGTTGGTAAGATCTACCAGAGGCCGCCCCTGAAAAGTGCGGTCAAGAAGAGGCTCAGGGTCAGGGAGGTAAAGGAGATCGAAATCCTCGAGATTGACGGGAGAGACGTGCTGTTCAGGGTTCTGTGTGAGGCGGGCACGTACATCAGGAAGCTGTGCGTTGACATCGGTGAGGTGCTCGGCACCGGGGCGCACATGCAGGAGCTGAGGAGGACGAGGACGGGAATCTTCGATGAGAGCAGAGCATACACCCTGCACGACCTTCTCGACGCTTACGTGTTCTGGAAGGAGGACGGGGAGGAGAAGTACCTCAGGGAGATCGTGATGCCGATGGAGGAGGCTGCCAAGACCATGAAGAAGGTGGTTGTGAAGGACACGGCAGTGGATGCCATATGCCACGGAGCACCACTAACGGCAAAGGGCATACACTACGTGGAGAAGACGATAGAGCCCGGAGACGTGATTGCCCTTTTCACCCTGAAGAGCGAGCTTGTGGCGATAGCGAGGGCAAAAATTGGGGCGGAGGACATGCTGAAGGTTAGGCGCGGCGTGGTGGCCGAAACCCTCAGAGTGATTATGGAAAGGGGCACGTATCCGTCATACTGGAAGGGGAGGGCTGAGAAACAAATTTAA
- a CDS encoding ArsR family transcriptional regulator, whose protein sequence is MEKLFLHEKAVEVLVKIYEAEKNGDYAYPLSISREVGSPYSYISKVLGVFEENALIESEFEGRIRKVRLTEEGKRVAELLIELKKLLSRDFVVRKKVKMLESAIHGLNGQRGEDVLKMLLPVKAELERIETRDSEAMEKIRHLRAQVEEILNG, encoded by the coding sequence ATGGAGAAGTTGTTCCTGCACGAAAAGGCGGTTGAGGTTCTCGTCAAGATATATGAGGCGGAGAAAAACGGAGATTATGCTTATCCCCTGAGCATCTCCCGTGAGGTCGGTTCTCCTTACAGCTACATATCCAAGGTTCTCGGCGTTTTTGAGGAGAATGCCCTGATCGAGAGCGAGTTTGAGGGAAGAATACGAAAGGTGAGGCTGACGGAAGAGGGCAAGAGGGTGGCGGAACTCCTCATAGAGCTCAAGAAGCTTCTCAGCAGGGACTTTGTTGTAAGAAAGAAGGTTAAGATGCTTGAAAGCGCGATTCACGGGCTCAACGGCCAGCGCGGTGAGGACGTGCTGAAGATGCTCTTGCCTGTGAAGGCCGAGCTTGAGAGAATCGAGACCCGGGACTCCGAGGCCATGGAGAAGATAAGGCACTTGCGGGCACAGGTAGAGGAGATTCTGAATGGCTGA
- a CDS encoding mRNA surveillance protein pelota — MRVVEERLKGSEGEIKLIPESVEDLWHLKYIIEPGDVVFSLTKRASESSDKLRSDKQMVTVRLGIQVERVEFHKFANRLRITGRIVAGVEDSGYHTLNITEGKELSIIKERWSDEQLERIKTAVESSNRPEVLILTIEEGEASLGILRQWGVDEVAVVKGSYGKDRGNSRREFFGEVYSVLKGYDFGYLVIAGPGFTKNDFYEFLKEKDPEMADKAILTDTSSIGVRGFLEVLKRGVVDRIVGELRIKKDAEYMDMLLEEIAKDGKAVYGIDEVKRAYEYGALEVLLVADEFLRQEREKWDIDSFLRDVENMGAKVVIMSSEFEPGKRLMALGGIAGLLRFSIG; from the coding sequence ATGAGGGTCGTGGAAGAAAGGCTGAAGGGAAGTGAGGGAGAGATAAAGCTCATCCCCGAGTCTGTGGAGGATCTCTGGCACCTGAAGTACATAATTGAGCCCGGTGATGTGGTCTTCTCTCTCACGAAGAGGGCGAGCGAGAGCAGCGACAAGCTGAGGAGCGACAAGCAGATGGTGACGGTGAGGCTGGGAATTCAGGTTGAGAGGGTGGAGTTCCACAAGTTTGCCAACAGGCTCAGGATCACTGGCAGGATAGTTGCCGGAGTGGAGGACTCGGGGTATCACACCCTGAACATCACCGAGGGAAAGGAACTCAGCATAATAAAGGAGAGGTGGAGCGACGAGCAGCTTGAGAGGATAAAAACTGCGGTTGAGAGCTCAAACAGACCAGAGGTGCTGATTCTGACGATAGAGGAGGGTGAAGCATCTCTGGGCATTCTGAGGCAGTGGGGCGTTGACGAGGTTGCGGTTGTGAAGGGGAGCTACGGGAAGGACAGGGGGAACAGCAGGAGGGAGTTCTTTGGGGAGGTTTACTCGGTTCTTAAGGGCTATGACTTTGGCTATCTGGTCATAGCGGGCCCGGGCTTCACGAAGAACGACTTCTACGAGTTCCTGAAGGAGAAGGACCCGGAGATGGCAGATAAGGCCATACTCACGGACACATCATCCATAGGCGTCAGGGGGTTCCTAGAGGTGCTGAAGAGGGGGGTGGTTGACAGAATCGTGGGCGAGCTCAGGATCAAGAAGGACGCGGAGTACATGGACATGCTCCTCGAGGAGATCGCGAAGGACGGAAAGGCAGTCTATGGCATTGATGAGGTGAAGAGGGCGTACGAGTACGGAGCACTTGAGGTTCTGCTGGTCGCAGACGAGTTTTTAAGGCAGGAGAGGGAGAAGTGGGACATTGACAGCTTTCTGAGGGATGTAGAGAATATGGGGGCCAAGGTAGTCATAATGAGCTCCGAGTTCGAGCCGGGAAAGAGGCTGATGGCTCTTGGGGGGATTGCAGGTCTGCTGAGATTCAGTATAGGGTGA
- the fbp gene encoding fructose-1,6-bisphosphate aldolase/phosphatase: MSKITVSLIKADVGGLPGHVTVADELIKAAEENLQNAKDSGLIIDFRVFRAGDDLELVMTHTKGVDNEEIHKLAWDTFEKATAIAKDLKLYGAGQDLLSDAFSGNVRGMGPGVAEMEFTERGAEPVIAFMMDKTEPGAFNLPIFRMFADPFNTAGLVIDPNLHNGFVFEIWDIYEHKKVLMRAPEEMYDILALIGAKSRFVIKRVFPKEGGKLPADEPVAVISTEKLYQIAGEYVGKDDPVALVRAQSGLPAVGEVLEPFAFPHLVSGWMRGSHNGPLMPVPFNYSKCTRFDGPPRVIAAGFQLANGRLVGPVDLFDDPAYDYTRQKAVEIAEYMRRHGPFEPHRLPMEDMEYTTLPKVMDRLKDRFESIE; the protein is encoded by the coding sequence ATGAGCAAGATTACTGTTAGTTTGATTAAGGCAGACGTTGGCGGTTTGCCGGGGCACGTGACTGTTGCTGACGAGCTTATAAAGGCTGCTGAGGAGAACCTGCAGAACGCGAAGGATAGCGGGCTCATAATAGACTTCAGAGTCTTCAGAGCTGGGGACGACCTCGAACTTGTCATGACCCACACGAAGGGGGTTGACAACGAGGAGATCCACAAGCTTGCCTGGGACACGTTCGAGAAGGCGACTGCCATCGCCAAGGATCTCAAGCTCTACGGAGCCGGTCAGGATCTGCTGAGCGATGCGTTCTCGGGGAACGTCAGGGGAATGGGCCCGGGAGTTGCGGAGATGGAGTTCACAGAGAGGGGGGCGGAGCCAGTAATCGCGTTCATGATGGACAAGACCGAGCCCGGAGCGTTCAATCTGCCAATATTCAGGATGTTTGCCGATCCTTTCAACACCGCCGGCTTAGTTATCGATCCGAACCTCCACAACGGATTTGTCTTCGAGATATGGGACATCTACGAGCACAAGAAGGTGCTGATGAGGGCTCCTGAGGAGATGTACGACATCCTCGCGCTCATAGGGGCCAAGTCAAGGTTTGTCATCAAGAGGGTATTCCCGAAGGAGGGAGGAAAGCTTCCGGCAGACGAGCCTGTCGCGGTCATCAGCACGGAGAAGCTCTACCAGATTGCCGGAGAGTATGTGGGCAAGGATGATCCAGTCGCGCTTGTCAGAGCACAGAGCGGGCTGCCTGCAGTCGGAGAGGTTCTCGAGCCATTCGCGTTCCCGCACCTCGTCAGCGGGTGGATGCGAGGTTCCCACAACGGCCCGCTGATGCCTGTGCCATTCAACTACTCGAAGTGCACGAGGTTTGACGGCCCGCCGAGGGTTATTGCCGCTGGCTTTCAGCTTGCCAACGGAAGGCTCGTTGGGCCTGTCGACCTCTTCGACGATCCGGCCTACGACTACACCAGACAGAAGGCTGTTGAGATAGCTGAGTACATGAGGAGACACGGCCCCTTCGAGCCCCACCGCCTGCCAATGGAAGACATGGAGTACACGACGCTGCCAAAGGTCATGGACAGGCTGAAGGACAGGTTCGAGAGCATAGAATAG